One window from the genome of Paraconexibacter algicola encodes:
- a CDS encoding T3SS (YopN, CesT) and YbjN peptide-binding chaperone 1, whose translation MDIETSIEQVAGILVREGLAFETADDGRGYRMIFDSAAVFIGFSPWKDGTVITLSSPILQGIDEDSPGAAAALNMINGLNTNSFFTKFTFVDGALIVEYDLLADRLQADELMNALSVVATSAEVLDDELVDRIGGKPYVTLLEERESSGEDD comes from the coding sequence ATGGACATCGAGACGAGCATCGAGCAGGTCGCCGGGATCCTGGTCCGCGAGGGGCTCGCCTTCGAGACCGCGGACGACGGCCGCGGCTACCGCATGATCTTCGACTCCGCGGCGGTCTTCATCGGCTTCTCGCCGTGGAAGGACGGCACGGTGATCACGCTCAGCAGCCCGATCCTGCAGGGCATCGACGAGGACAGCCCGGGTGCGGCCGCCGCCCTGAACATGATCAACGGGCTGAACACGAACTCGTTCTTCACGAAGTTCACGTTCGTCGACGGGGCGCTGATCGTCGAGTACGACCTGCTCGCCGACCGCCTGCAGGCCGACGAGCTGATGAACGCCCTGAGCGTCGTGGCGACCTCCGCGGAGGTGCTCGACGACGAGCTCGTCGACCGGATCGGCGGCAAGCCGTACGTCACCCTGCTCGAGGAGCGCGAGTCCTCGGGCGAGGACGACTGA
- a CDS encoding SCP2 sterol-binding domain-containing protein, producing the protein MTPSDTPDFLEPVVGYRAWRLADDGELVPWTVARAGAWVPGVNTAACHLSHFMVAMGEGARRTPRHRPPSPTCMCGLYALHDAADPRIAPGGGSALGAIVAWGDLEVHATGFRAEHACVVALALPHRCGEQERVRLELAAARYRVPLVPQEQLVAAAHEHGAPLPDYDRLPARRRGVGLGERPPWAFPAPDLAPGGEVGFDFSAHVWAETAVDHVLVGVTKPFADLFGDDPDAVHVAVAEPGTALAAGDVLARVTVGGGTFLVWTPVAGTVRETAAQPQRLLGAPEGAGWLAAVVPSAWATDRDGLRWGPEARRAYRVDAGRHQDGVDAFADVRAERITALPRVASWGDVLVELRAARARELPRFADTAELYDRLGVDLGCSLHDDPRVADRLGRLDTTLALELREPAARLTLELRGGAPRLRLGATEAAADVTLDCTAEDAHRLLRGDLDTAAALRCGDLRSSAPDGRTLALLSVLKGLAPGYARRAAPDPGPRELAARRLGLAAG; encoded by the coding sequence GTGACCCCGTCGGACACCCCCGACTTCCTCGAGCCGGTCGTCGGCTACCGCGCCTGGCGCCTGGCCGACGACGGCGAGCTCGTTCCCTGGACCGTCGCGCGCGCCGGCGCCTGGGTGCCGGGGGTCAACACCGCGGCCTGCCACCTGTCGCACTTCATGGTCGCGATGGGGGAGGGCGCCCGGCGCACCCCACGCCACCGGCCGCCGTCCCCGACGTGCATGTGCGGGCTCTACGCCCTGCACGACGCCGCCGACCCGCGGATCGCGCCCGGGGGCGGCAGCGCGCTCGGGGCGATCGTCGCGTGGGGGGACCTCGAGGTGCACGCCACCGGGTTCCGGGCCGAGCACGCCTGCGTCGTGGCGCTCGCGCTGCCCCACCGCTGCGGCGAGCAGGAGCGCGTCCGCCTCGAGCTCGCCGCCGCCCGCTACCGCGTGCCGCTCGTCCCGCAGGAGCAGCTCGTCGCCGCCGCGCACGAGCACGGCGCCCCGCTGCCGGACTACGACCGGCTCCCCGCGCGTCGCCGCGGCGTCGGACTGGGGGAGCGGCCCCCGTGGGCGTTCCCCGCGCCCGACCTCGCCCCGGGCGGGGAGGTCGGCTTCGACTTCAGCGCGCACGTCTGGGCGGAGACCGCGGTCGACCACGTCCTCGTCGGCGTCACGAAGCCGTTCGCCGACCTGTTCGGGGACGACCCGGACGCCGTCCACGTCGCCGTCGCCGAGCCGGGCACCGCGCTCGCGGCCGGGGACGTCCTCGCCCGCGTCACCGTGGGCGGCGGGACGTTCCTCGTCTGGACGCCGGTCGCCGGCACGGTCCGGGAGACCGCGGCGCAGCCGCAGCGGCTGCTCGGCGCCCCGGAGGGTGCGGGGTGGCTCGCGGCGGTCGTCCCGTCGGCCTGGGCGACGGATCGCGACGGGCTGCGCTGGGGCCCCGAGGCCCGCCGCGCCTACCGGGTCGACGCCGGCCGCCACCAGGACGGCGTCGATGCGTTCGCCGACGTGCGCGCCGAGCGCATCACCGCGCTGCCGCGCGTCGCCTCCTGGGGGGACGTCCTGGTCGAGCTGCGCGCTGCCCGGGCCCGCGAGCTGCCGCGGTTCGCCGACACCGCCGAGCTCTACGACCGTCTCGGCGTGGACCTCGGCTGCTCGCTGCACGACGACCCGCGGGTCGCCGACCGGCTCGGGCGCCTGGACACGACGCTCGCGCTCGAGCTGCGCGAGCCCGCCGCCCGGCTGACGCTCGAGCTGCGCGGCGGCGCACCCCGCCTGCGCCTGGGCGCCACCGAGGCGGCCGCGGACGTCACGCTGGACTGCACCGCGGAGGACGCGCACCGCCTGCTGCGCGGGGACCTCGACACCGCGGCCGCCCTGCGCTGCGGCGATCTGCGCTCCAGCGCCCCGGACGGGCGGACGCTCGCGCTCCTCAGCGTCCTCAAGGGCCTGGCCCCGGGCTACGCGCGTCGCGCCGCGCCCGATCCGGGCCCGCGCGAGCTCGCCGCGCGCCGGCTCGGTCTCGCCGCGGGCTGA